One Colius striatus isolate bColStr4 chromosome 8, bColStr4.1.hap1, whole genome shotgun sequence genomic region harbors:
- the RPS24 gene encoding small ribosomal subunit protein eS24 isoform X3, which yields MNDTVTIRTRKFMTNRLLQRKQMVIDVLHPGKATVPKTEIREKLAKMYKTTPDVIFVFGFRTHFGGGKTTGFGMIYDSLDYAKKNEPKHRLARHGLYEKKKTSRKQRKERKNRMKKVRGTAKANVGAGKK from the exons ATG AATGACACAGTGACCATCCGAACCAGGAAGTTCATGACAAACAGGCTTCTTCAGCGCAAGCAGATG GTGATTGATGTTCTTCATCCTGGGAAGGCCACAGTCCCCAAAACAGAAATCAGGGAAAAGCTGGCAAAAATGTACAAGACAACCCCTGATGTCATTTTCGTCTTTGGCTTCAGAACTCACTTCGGTGGTGGCAAAACTACAGGTTTTGGCATGATCTACGATTCCTTGGACTATGCAAAGAAAAACGAACCAAAGCACAGGCTTGCCAGG CACGGCTTGTATGAAAAGAAGAAGACTTCTAGGAAGCAGCGAAAGGAGCGTAAGAACAGAATGAAGAAAGTCAGGGGCACAGCCAAGGCAAATGTTGGTGCTGGCAAGAAG TAA
- the RPS24 gene encoding small ribosomal subunit protein eS24 isoform X1, which translates to MNDTVTIRTRKFMTNRLLQRKQMVIDVLHPGKATVPKTEIREKLAKMYKTTPDVIFVFGFRTHFGGGKTTGFGMIYDSLDYAKKNEPKHRLARHGLYEKKKTSRKQRKERKNRMKKVRGTAKANVGAGKKK; encoded by the exons ATG AATGACACAGTGACCATCCGAACCAGGAAGTTCATGACAAACAGGCTTCTTCAGCGCAAGCAGATG GTGATTGATGTTCTTCATCCTGGGAAGGCCACAGTCCCCAAAACAGAAATCAGGGAAAAGCTGGCAAAAATGTACAAGACAACCCCTGATGTCATTTTCGTCTTTGGCTTCAGAACTCACTTCGGTGGTGGCAAAACTACAGGTTTTGGCATGATCTACGATTCCTTGGACTATGCAAAGAAAAACGAACCAAAGCACAGGCTTGCCAGG CACGGCTTGTATGAAAAGAAGAAGACTTCTAGGAAGCAGCGAAAGGAGCGTAAGAACAGAATGAAGAAAGTCAGGGGCACAGCCAAGGCAAATGTTGGTGCTGGCAAGAAG
- the RPS24 gene encoding small ribosomal subunit protein eS24 isoform X2: MNDTVTIRTRKFMTNRLLQRKQMVIDVLHPGKATVPKTEIREKLAKMYKTTPDVIFVFGFRTHFGGGKTTGFGMIYDSLDYAKKNEPKHRLARHGLYEKKKTSRKQRKERKNRMKKVRGTAKANVGAGKK; encoded by the exons ATG AATGACACAGTGACCATCCGAACCAGGAAGTTCATGACAAACAGGCTTCTTCAGCGCAAGCAGATG GTGATTGATGTTCTTCATCCTGGGAAGGCCACAGTCCCCAAAACAGAAATCAGGGAAAAGCTGGCAAAAATGTACAAGACAACCCCTGATGTCATTTTCGTCTTTGGCTTCAGAACTCACTTCGGTGGTGGCAAAACTACAGGTTTTGGCATGATCTACGATTCCTTGGACTATGCAAAGAAAAACGAACCAAAGCACAGGCTTGCCAGG CACGGCTTGTATGAAAAGAAGAAGACTTCTAGGAAGCAGCGAAAGGAGCGTAAGAACAGAATGAAGAAAGTCAGGGGCACAGCCAAGGCAAATGTTGGTGCTGGCAAGAAG taa